Within Streptomyces antibioticus, the genomic segment CCGTTCTCCCAGGGGCACTCGGGGGTCGTGCGGAGGTGCTCGGAGCACTCGCTCTCGCACTCAGCGAGATGGGTGATTCGACCCTTTTGGACGGCTCCCTGTCCACCGCGACACCTGCCTTCACTTAGAGAACGCATGACGCCGTTGCCATCTCGTTAAGTATTTACTTCTTGACGTCGAACTTGCGGCCGAGTTGACTTCGAGCCACCTCGGCCGCAGCGTTGCGGCCCTGTCAGGGAGGCACACCCCAATGAACGCTACGATGCGTAGAGTCGTGATCGGCGCCACCGCCGTGTCCATGGCGCTCTCGATTGCCGCGTGCGGCAAGGCCGGCGACGACGACAACGACTCCGGCAGCAGCGGCTCGGACAACAAGTCCATCGGCCTTCTGCTCCCCGACAGCGTCACCACGCGCTACGAGAAGTTCGACCGGCCGTTCTTCGAGGCCAAGGTCAAGGAACTCTGCGACGACTGTGACGTGCAGTACGCCAACGCCGCGGCCGACCCGGCCAAGCAGGCGCAGCAGATGAGCAGCATGGTGACCAAGGGCGTCAAGGTCATCGTGGTCTCCGCGCAGGACTCGGCCGCCATCAAGTCCTCCATCCAGTCCGCGGTGGACAAGGGCGTCAAGGTCATCGCGTACGACCGTCTCGCCCAGGGCCCGGTCTCGGCCTACGTCTCCTTCGACAACGTCAAGGTCGGCCAGCTCCAGGGCGAGGCCCTGCTCGCCTCCCTCGGCGACAAGGCGACCCCGAAGGCCAAGGTCGTCATGATCAACGGTGACGACGCCGACCCGAACGCCGGCCAGTTCAAGGCGGGTGCCCACAAGGCGCTCGACGGCAAGGTCGACATCGCCTACGAGCAGTCCGGCCTGTGGAAGGACACGGTCGCCGCGCAGAAGATGTCCGCGGCCATCACCCAGCTCGGCGCGAAGAACATCGCCGGCGTCTACTCGGCCAACGACGGCATGGCCGGTGGCATCGCCAACACCCTCAAGGGCGCGAAGATCAGCGGCATCCCGCTGACCGGCCAGGACGCCGA encodes:
- a CDS encoding sugar ABC transporter substrate-binding protein — its product is MRRVVIGATAVSMALSIAACGKAGDDDNDSGSSGSDNKSIGLLLPDSVTTRYEKFDRPFFEAKVKELCDDCDVQYANAAADPAKQAQQMSSMVTKGVKVIVVSAQDSAAIKSSIQSAVDKGVKVIAYDRLAQGPVSAYVSFDNVKVGQLQGEALLASLGDKATPKAKVVMINGDDADPNAGQFKAGAHKALDGKVDIAYEQSGLWKDTVAAQKMSAAITQLGAKNIAGVYSANDGMAGGIANTLKGAKISGIPLTGQDAELAGIQRIVAGTQSSTVYKAFKPQADAAAQLAVNLLEGKDIKSLATSEVTSGSGDKVPAQLLTPVSVTKANINDTVIKDKLYTVAEICTAEYAAACKAAGLQ